One Mercurialis annua linkage group LG3, ddMerAnnu1.2, whole genome shotgun sequence DNA window includes the following coding sequences:
- the LOC126672552 gene encoding uncharacterized protein LOC126672552 — MKHKTYITSKELSQAATTKARRHKTPAWTPPPPPPPPLARSQLESSMPPPPQPVLQEASIQSPPLRRRLDTSLHVPTRPESSSRQRPPQVLIPPVPPIQDSLTSPINGDDHLENPPTPQSCSTPIPNHSTGSNTNYRHSSDISYIYVENKKFLPDGNSIARNISSVFSEKQDPTGYTWSAVNADMKTFYWQDFERIYSWNPSDAKVIKATWNRVVSTHYNQTLAKWRSLWKRKKSIPEGVKEEIWNSWLKKWESEDWKKKSEQASKNRNSEPCGPGTGVAKHTGGSKSALEHAKTMVIEGGVNEWTFFRKFHMRKDGEFVDSKSRITNVSIYFES, encoded by the exons ATGAAACATAAGACTTATATAACGTCAAAAGAACTATCACAAGCAGCAACGACAAAAGCTAGACGACATAAAACACCAGCATGGACACCACccccgccgccgccgccgccttTAGCACGGTCACAACTAGAATCATCAATGCCACCGCCGCCACAGCCAGTACTACAAGAAGCATCAATACAATCACCACCACTACGGCGACGATTAGATACATCATTACACGTACCAACACGACCAGAATCATCATCACGACAACGGCCACCACAAGTATTAATACCACCTGTGCCACCTATACAAGACTCACTCACTTCGCCAATAAACGGTGATGATCATTTAGAGAATCCACCTACACCACAGTCATGTAGTACACCTATTCCTAATCATTCTACTGGATCCAACACGAACTACCGGCATTCATCGGACATTTCTTACATATATGTCGAGAATAAAAA ATTTCTACCTGACGGTAATTCTATAGCTCGAAACATTAGCTCCGTATTTAGTGAGAAACAAGATCCAACGGGATATACCTGGAGTGCTGTAAATGCAGATATGAAAACATTTTACTGGCAGGATTTTGAG AGAATATACTCCTGGAATCCTAGTGATGCAAAGGTTATTAAAGCCACATGGAACAGAGTTGTATCAACTCACTATAACCAAACTCTTGCTAAGTGGAGAAGTTTGTGGAAAAGGAAGAAAAGCATACCTGAAGGTGTTAAAGAAGAAATTTGGAATTCTTGGCTTAAAAAATGGGAATCAGAGGATTGGAAAAAGAAATCCGAGCAGGCTTCAAAAAATAGAAATTCAGAACCGTGTGGTCCCGGTACCGGTGTCGCTAAGCATACAGGAGGATCCAAAAGTGCGTTAGAGCACGCGAAAACGATG GTAATTGAAGGTGGTGTGAATGAATGGACATTTTTTCGAAAGTTCCATATGAGGAAAGATGGGGAATTTGTTGATAGCAAATCTCGTATTACTAATGtaagtatatattttgaatcataa